The stretch of DNA CCACCAGCCCTCGGACGGGTTCAGGAAGCCGGACAGCGATGCGGCGTAGATGAACTTCTGCGGGTAGTAGATCGAGTACGTTAGCGCGGTGCTGCCGGCCATCGATATGCCGACCACCGCGTTGCCGTTCTGCGACACGCCCTTGTTTGCTTCCAAGTACGCGGGCAGCTCTTGGGTCAAGAACGTCTCCCACTTATACGTGTAGTCCTGCCCGTTGCCCCGCGACGGCTGATACCAGTCGCTGTAGAAGCTGGACTGGCCGCCGACCGGCATCACCAGTGACAGGCCGGAGCCGTAGTACCACTCGAACGCAGGGGTGTTGATGTCCCAGCCGTTGAAATCGTCCTGCGCACGCAGGCCATCGAGTAGATACACCGCGTGCGGTCCACCGCCCTGGAACTGAACCTTGATGTTGCGGTTCATCGCCGCCGAGAACACTTCCAAATACTCAACGGGCAGACCCGGTCGCGAGAACGCATTAGCAGTCGCCGAACCCCCGACGAAGCCGATCAGCCCGGGCAGCGTTAACGCCGCGAAGGCGCTCACCGCCAGCCGGCGAAACCACTTACCTCGAAACTTCTCTCTTAACTTCATAACGGCAACCAACCCACCTTTCATCACGTGCCACAAAAGCAATTGCCGTCGCTTTCGTGCGTAATGAAACACGCTCGAGCGAGCCAACTCCCGCCTCGACACAGCGTTGCGACATCGCGGTTGGCTAACGATTCTGACTCGGGCCGGACTCGAGAACCCGCGATATGGCGTGTGACCTGTGGGAACAGAGTTACAGCTGTGACTAGCCGCCGATGCCCGGTGCGCCGCGCCCGAGCCGGTACAGCTGTGTCACGTGGTGCGGCGTCAACTCGTCCAACGAGGTCACGCCGAGCAGCCGCATCGTGCGTGTGACCTGCCCGGACAGGATCTCGATTGCCCGCTCGACGCCCGCCTCACCGCCGGCCATCAAGCCGTACAGGTAGGCGCGTCCGACGAGGGTGAACCGCGCGCCGAGCGCAATCGCGGCGACGATGTCGGCACCGGACATGATCCCGGTGTCCAGCAAAATCTCGGCATCGCCGCCGAGCTCGCGTGCGACGGCAGGCAGCAGGTGGAACGGCACCGGGGCGCGGTCGAGCTGGCGACCGCCGTGATTGGACAGCAGCACCCCGTCGACACCGAGGTCGACGACGGCACGGGCATCGGCCAGTGTCTGGATTCCCTTGACCACCAACTTGTTCGGCCACTGCGTCTTGATCCACGCGAGATCCTCGAACGTCACCGTCGGGTCGAACATGGTGTCCAGGTACTGCGCGACGGTCCCCGGCCACCGGTCCAGCGATGCGAACGACAACGGCTCGGTGGTCAGCAGGTCGAACCACCAGCGCGGGCGCGGCACCGCATCCAGCACCGTGCGCAGCGTCAGCGTCGGAGGGATCGACATGCCGTTGCGGGTGTCGCGCAACCGTGCGCCGGCCACCGGAACGTCGACGGTGACC from Mycobacterium sp. JS623 encodes:
- a CDS encoding esterase family protein gives rise to the protein MKLREKFRGKWFRRLAVSAFAALTLPGLIGFVGGSATANAFSRPGLPVEYLEVFSAAMNRNIKVQFQGGGPHAVYLLDGLRAQDDFNGWDINTPAFEWYYGSGLSLVMPVGGQSSFYSDWYQPSRGNGQDYTYKWETFLTQELPAYLEANKGVSQNGNAVVGISMAGSTALTYSIYYPQKFIYAASLSGFLNPSEGWWPMLIGLAMNDAGGYNAESMWGPSSDPAWKRNDPMVNMAQLVANNTRIWIYCGTGTPSDLDSGTSGENLMAAQFLEGFTLRTNVTFRDNYVAAGGSNGVFNFPSQGTHTWAYWGQQVQQMLPDVQRVLGAQASA
- a CDS encoding alpha-hydroxy acid oxidase, with protein sequence MKRRVPRPSELAPLIGFRKPQLNTTARRLQSALTIEDLRRIAKRRTPKAAFDYTDGAAEGELSLARARQAFRDIEFHPSILRNVEKVDTGRTVLGDHVALPFGIAPTGFTRLMQTEGEIAGAHAAARAGIPFSLSTLGTCSIEDVKAANPHGRNWFQLYMWKDRDRSMALVERAAAAGFDTLLVTVDVPVAGARLRDTRNGMSIPPTLTLRTVLDAVPRPRWWFDLLTTEPLSFASLDRWPGTVAQYLDTMFDPTVTFEDLAWIKTQWPNKLVVKGIQTLADARAVVDLGVDGVLLSNHGGRQLDRAPVPFHLLPAVARELGGDAEILLDTGIMSGADIVAAIALGARFTLVGRAYLYGLMAGGEAGVERAIEILSGQVTRTMRLLGVTSLDELTPHHVTQLYRLGRGAPGIGG